GCATTCACATGTGCCTGTCGACTCGCCACTTCACACGTCGTGAATCCATATTCGCCATTATTTCCGCGAGCGTTTTCGCCGGCTGTGCGATCCCCATGCGGCCACCATTGCCGGGATCGATGCAGCATCCGCTGCTTGGTGAAGTGGGCCCGTCGTTCGAATGTGTTTCACTCGACAATCAGACGTTGAGTGTGCCGAGTCACGGAACAGCGAAGGTCGTCGTGGTTGATTTCTGGGCCTCATGGTGTGAGGCGTGCAAGGTTGGGATGCCGGCTCTCGAACGGCTCTATCGCGATAACCGTCGCGATGGGCTCATGGTCGTCGGTGTGAGCGTGGACGCGGACGCCGAGCAAGCACGCGATGCGGCGCGTCG
Above is a genomic segment from Polyangiaceae bacterium containing:
- a CDS encoding TlpA family protein disulfide reductase, whose translation is MQHPLLGEVGPSFECVSLDNQTLSVPSHGTAKVVVVDFWASWCEACKVGMPALERLYRDNRRDGLMVVGVSVDADAEQARDAARRLGMTFSGRT